In a genomic window of Callithrix jacchus isolate 240 chromosome 22, calJac240_pri, whole genome shotgun sequence:
- the LGALS10A gene encoding galectin-10: MSTLPVPYTQAVSLRIGTSVTIRGKPVQPFINEPQLQVDFHTAMDELSDIAFHFKVYFGRYVVMNSCENGVWKQELKSNKMPFEDGKEFELCFRVVDNGYQIMVNGQFYYTFENRLPRESVKMVQVWRDISLTSVYS; the protein is encoded by the exons ATGTCAACACTACCT GTGCCATACACACAGGCTGTGTCCCTGCGTATTGGTACTTCTGTGACAATTAGAGGGAAACCTGTCCAACCTTTCAT CAATGAACCTCAGCTACAGGTGGATTTTCACACCGCGATGGATGAGCTCTCAGACATCGCTTTCCATTTCAAAGTGTACTTTGGCCGTTATGTGGTCATGAACAGCTGTGAGAATGGGGTCTGGAAGCAGGAGCTGAAATCCAACAAGATGCCCTTTGAGGATGGCAAAGAGTTTGAGCTTTGCTTTAGAGTGGTGGACAATGGGTACCAG atAATGGTCAATGGCCAGTTCTATTACACCTTTGAAAATCGACTCCCACGAGAGTCTGTGAAGATGGTGCAAGTCTGGAGAGATATCTCCCTTACTTCAGTGTATAGCTAG